From Armatimonadota bacterium, one genomic window encodes:
- a CDS encoding biotin/lipoyl-binding protein, which translates to MAGVDSDLVQYALRTARAHGFRRLRLVQGEGSFEATLGDLAVDEGQVADPAREERDEGEPEKQVVHVTSPAVGYFRLPDGSIEVGARIERGIKIGEVIAVGMANDVTADVDGEITEVLVADGDAVEFGQPLITVR; encoded by the coding sequence ATGGCCGGTGTTGACTCCGATCTGGTGCAGTACGCCTTGCGCACGGCGAGAGCGCACGGATTTAGACGCCTGCGCCTTGTACAGGGTGAGGGAAGCTTCGAGGCGACCCTCGGCGATTTAGCCGTTGATGAAGGCCAAGTCGCTGATCCAGCTCGCGAGGAACGTGATGAGGGTGAGCCGGAGAAGCAGGTTGTGCACGTGACCTCGCCCGCGGTTGGGTACTTCCGTCTCCCGGACGGTTCCATCGAAGTCGGCGCTCGAATCGAACGTGGCATCAAGATCGGCGAGGTCATTGCGGTCGGCATGGCGAACGACGTTACGGCGGACGTCGACGGCGAAATCACCGAAGTGCTAGTGGCGGACGGAGACGCCGTAGAGTTCGGTCAGCCGCTGATCACGGTGCGGTAG
- the accC gene encoding acetyl-CoA carboxylase biotin carboxylase subunit, producing MFKTILIANRGEIACRVIRACHGLGIEAVAIYSQVDRDSRHVQLADRAICVGEATNSDSYLNLANVLMAVEISGADGVHPGYGYFSENARFAEALTGESVKFIGPSVEAIKAMGDKAKAKKIAISADCPVVPGSAGVVATEAEATEFASKIGYPILVKAVAGGGGKGIRRVDAADELSSAWQIARSEAQASFGNSDMLVEKWVQEPRHVEVQILGDEHGNMIYLGERECSIQNLRHQKIVEEAPCAVLEADTRRRMGEAAVRVAKLADYTNAGTVEFLYDSSGVFYFLEMNTRIQVEHPVTEEVTGLDLVEWQIRIAAGEKLAIKQADVRLSGHAIEARITAQDPDNDFAPSSGKITAWNPPGFGGVRLDTYVGAGCSISPYYDPMIAKLIVRGRDRAEAVKRLQVALREFKVEGITTNIPFLRRLVASDEFVSGDVSTAFVPQFLAESREEETVVV from the coding sequence ATGTTCAAGACGATTCTGATCGCGAACCGCGGCGAAATCGCGTGCCGTGTGATACGAGCCTGCCACGGGCTCGGTATCGAGGCTGTCGCAATCTATTCGCAGGTCGATCGCGACAGCAGGCACGTGCAACTGGCAGACCGGGCGATCTGCGTCGGTGAGGCGACCAACAGCGACAGTTACCTGAACTTAGCCAACGTGCTGATGGCCGTCGAGATCAGCGGCGCCGACGGCGTACACCCTGGGTACGGGTACTTCAGCGAAAACGCTCGCTTTGCCGAAGCGCTGACTGGCGAGAGCGTCAAGTTCATCGGGCCGTCGGTCGAGGCCATCAAGGCAATGGGTGACAAGGCCAAGGCTAAGAAGATTGCGATATCCGCCGACTGCCCAGTGGTGCCCGGCTCGGCTGGGGTCGTGGCTACGGAGGCCGAAGCGACAGAGTTCGCCTCCAAAATCGGCTACCCGATTCTCGTTAAAGCCGTGGCAGGCGGTGGCGGTAAGGGCATTCGGCGCGTCGATGCTGCGGACGAGTTGAGCTCTGCTTGGCAGATCGCAAGGTCCGAGGCGCAGGCGAGCTTCGGCAACTCTGACATGCTCGTCGAAAAATGGGTGCAGGAGCCTCGGCACGTCGAGGTGCAGATTCTCGGTGACGAGCACGGCAACATGATCTATCTCGGCGAACGCGAGTGCTCGATTCAGAATCTCCGGCATCAGAAGATCGTGGAAGAGGCGCCGTGCGCTGTGCTGGAGGCGGATACGAGGCGGCGAATGGGAGAGGCAGCCGTTCGAGTGGCGAAGCTCGCTGATTACACGAACGCCGGCACCGTAGAGTTTCTGTACGACAGTTCGGGCGTCTTCTACTTCCTGGAGATGAACACGCGCATCCAGGTCGAGCACCCGGTGACCGAGGAAGTGACAGGGCTCGACCTCGTCGAATGGCAGATCAGGATCGCTGCAGGCGAGAAGCTTGCTATCAAACAAGCTGACGTCCGATTGAGCGGCCACGCGATCGAAGCCCGTATCACGGCGCAAGACCCCGACAACGACTTCGCGCCAAGCTCCGGCAAGATCACGGCCTGGAACCCACCTGGATTCGGCGGTGTGCGCCTTGACACCTACGTCGGCGCGGGATGCTCGATATCGCCGTACTACGACCCGATGATCGCGAAGCTGATCGTGCGCGGGCGGGATCGAGCCGAAGCGGTCAAGCGTCTGCAAGTCGCTCTGCGGGAGTTCAAAGTCGAAGGGATTACCACGAACATCCCGTTCTTGAGGCGATTGGTGGCCAGCGACGAGTTTGTCTCCGGCGACGTGAGCACGGCGTTCGTTCCGCAGTTCCTGGCCGAGTCCCGCGAGGAAGAAACCGTCGTTGTCTAA